Genomic segment of Sodaliphilus pleomorphus:
TGGCGACTTTGCCGATATCCCAAAGATTGTCGACTGGGCCACACGCACTGGGCAGCACATCATTCAATTTTTGCCCCTAAACGACACCACCTCGCTCGATAGCTACCACATGTCACATCCCTACAATCCTGTCTCGGCATTTGCCTTGCACCCCATCTACGTGCGTCCACCCAAGGCAGGCGTGTTAATCGATAAAAAGCTCATGGCGCGATTCACACAGCGTGCCATGCACCTCAACAGCATGAAGAGTATCGATTATGGAGGTGTATTGAGGTTGAAAATTGACTATATGCGTGCTATTTATGAGGATAACATTCAAGCTATTCTTAAAGATGTAGCATTCTGTGATTTTGTCGCGGCCAATGCCAGTTGGCTTCGTCCCTATGCAGCTTTTTGCATCCTTCGCGACAGCAACGAGACGCAGTGCTTTGAGCACTGGGGGACGTACTCGGTTTATGACGAGGACAAAGTCTCGGCCTTCCTCGAGGCGCAAACCCATGAGGCCAATTTTGTGTTTTTCTACCAGTACACTTTGCACAAGCAACTTGCCGAGGCAGTGCGATATGCCCACGAGCACAATGTGTTGCTCAAGGGCGACTTGCCCATTGGGGTGAGCCCACACAGCGTCGATGTGTGGTGCGCCCCGGCAATGTTCGACATGAGCAGGCAAGCTGGTGCGCCTCCCGACTATTTCTCTCAACACGGGCAAGTGTGGGGATTCCCGCTATATGACTGGAAGGCAATGGAGCAAGACGGCTATAGCTGGTTTAAAGCTCGTGTGCGCAACATGGCGCAATACTTCGATTGCTGCCGGCTCGACCATGTGATGGGGTACTTTCGCATGTGGGCTGTGCCTTTGGGTCAGAGCGAGGGTGCCTGTGGACACTACGTACCCTGCATTCCCGATGTGCCCATCGAGGTCAACGAACTGCTATGGAAGCAAAACGGCCTCAATCATCTTGGCGCCATTGTGAAGGCAACGAGCATGCTCCTTTGCGGCGAAAACATTGGCACTGTGCCGGCTGGGGCCGACGATGTTTTGAAGCAACTGGGCGTTCTCTCCCTGGAGATTCAGCAGTTGCCACGGGATGGATATCCTTTCCGATGGCCCGACACATTTCCTTACATGAGTGTGTGTTCTACTTCCAACCACGACATGAACGTGCTGAGAAGCTGGTGGAAACATGACTATACTGCTGCTCAGCAATTTTATGACTTGGTACTGCATCACGATTTAACAGCGCCCGACGAGGCCACGCCCGACATGTGCGAGGAAATACTTGCCCAGAACCTGGGCTCAAGCTCGATGCTGGCTATATTTCCCATACAAGACTGGCTGTCGATCGATGCCGACCTGAGGAACCCCGACCCCGACAGCGAACGTGTCAACAATCCCATGAGCGTGGACAACCGGTGGGATTATCGCATGCACATTCCCCTTGAGACGCTTGTGGCCGCTGCCGAATTCAACAAGAGGGTGAGAATGCTCATTGCACAAAGTGGGCGGTGAAACCCTGTTTTCAACACTTAGACTTGCGATTTAAGCTTGCAATTGTTAATTTTGCAATTGCATAGTACAATCATTATTTAAATCAGCTTATAACTCAGCTCGTCAATGAAAAAAAAAGTCATGCTGGTTTTTGGGACTCGGCCAGAGGCTATAAAAATGGCTCCGCTGGTGATAGAGCTTAAAAAACACAGTGACCAAGTCGAAACAATAGTTTGTGTCACAGGCCAGCACAGGGAAATGCTCGACCAGGTGTTGAAGGTCTTCAACATCACCCCCGACTGCGACCTCAACATCATGAAATCGGGACAAGATCTATATGATGTCACCACACGTGTCCTGCTTGGCATGCGCGAGGTGCTCAAGCAATACACTCCCCACGTGGTGCTCGTGCACGGCGACACGACAACAAGCACAGCAGCTGCGCTTGCGGCTTTTTATCAGCACATTCCAGTGGGGCATGTCGAGGCAGGTCTCAGGACTCACAACATATACAGCCCTTGGCCCGAGGAGATAAACCGCCAGCTCACAAGCCGCCTTGCCTTGTTCGACTTTTCGCCCACAGCGACGAGTCGCCAGAATCTTCTCGACGAGGGTGTGCCCGACCATCGCATTGTCGTGACTGGCAACACTGTGATAGATGCCCTCCACATTGTGGTTGACAAGATCAAGAGTGACGGTGAGCTTAAGAGCGCTATTGTGCACGAGCTCGCTGCTTTTGGCTATGACACTTCCCGCTTGTCGGGCCACAATCGCAGGCTTGTTCTTGTCACGGGACATCGCCGCGAGAACTTCGGTGTGGGATTTGAACACATCTGCCAGGCTATCAAGACACTGTGTGAGAAATACCCTGGTGTCGACTTTGTGTATCCCATGCATCTGAATCCCAATGTGCGTACCCCGTTACGCATAACATTTGGTATCGATAGATCCCGAACAGCTAATCTTTTTTTGATAGAGCCACTTGAGTACTTGAGCTTTGTTTATCTCATGAGCAAGGCCTATCTTGTGCTCACCGATAGCGGTGGAATCCAGGAAGAGGCTCCCGGGCTTGGCAAGCCAGTGCTTGTGATGCGCGACACTACCGAGCGCCCCGAGGCTGTGACTGCCGGCACAGTGAAACTTGTGGGTGCCGACTATTGCAGGATTGTCGACAGCGTGTCGCAATTGCTCGATGATGCTGCAGCCTATGGGGAGATGAGCCATTCGGTTAACCCCTATGGCGATGGCCATGCCAGCCAGCGAATAGTAGAACATTTAATTCATTCATTATATAATTTATGACCAAGATGAAAGGTAAGATTTTAGTGACTGGAGGAACCGGTTTTATCGGTTCACACACTACGGTTGAGTTGCAAAATGCAGGCTATGAGGTCGTAATCATCGACAATCTGTCCAATAGCAACCGCGAAGTGCTCGACGGTATCGAGCACATTACAGGCATTAGACCAGTCTTTGTTGAGGGCGATTGTGCCAATATCGACACATTGCGCCAGCTATTTAAGGAAAATCCTGGGATAAATGGCATTATTGACTTTGCAGCAAGCAAGGCTGTGGGTGAGTCGGTACACAAGCCCATTTTGTATTATCGCAACAATTTAAATATTCTGCTCAACTTGCTTGACTTGATGCCTGAGTTTGGAGTCAAGGGCTTTGTTTTCTCCTCGTCGTGCACCGTCTATGGCGAGCCCGATGTGAATCCTATCACCGAAGATGCCCCTATCAAGAAGGCAACTTCGCCCTATGGCGAGACCAAGCAGGTGAGCGAGGACATCATTCACGATGTCATTGTCAGCGGTTCCCCCATCAAGGCCATCATTTTGCGATACTTCAACCCGATTGGCGCTCATCCAAGCGGAGAAATAGGGGAGTTGCCCAATGGCGTGCCTCAAAATCTTGTGCCTTATCTCACACAGACGGCCATTGGCATACGCAAGGAGCTCAGCATCTTCGGCGATGATTATCCCACACCCGACGGGTCGTGCATACGCGATTTCATCAATATCGTAGACCTTGCCAAGGCTCACGTCAAGGCGCTGGAGCGCATGCTCGACGACAAGAGCGACAGCAATCTCGAGTATTTCAACATCGGTACCGGCGAAGGCCTTTCGGTGCTACAACTGCTGCATGCCTTTGAGTCGGCAACAGGCGTTAAGGTTCCTCACAGGATTGTGGGGCGCCGTGAAGGCGACATTGTGAAGATATGGGCCGATCCAACCAAGGCCAATACTGTGCTGGGCTGGAAGGCTGAGGTCTCCATAGCCGACACCATGCGCAGCGCTTGGAACTGGCAGAAGAAGCTGCGTGAGCGCGGTATCATGTAGCAGGTGGTAAGACTGCAATAAAGAAAAAAGCCTCCTCATGCTCGATTTTTTTGTAGAGCTTTGGAGGCTTTTTTGTCGCATTACTTGATTTCACAGGTTTCCATATTCAGGTATCTCTGGTAGAAAAACGATGCGCTTGTTTGCATAGTCGTTGCGGCAGCAATAATGCACCATGCCATTGGAAATCATGAGATACCGGGCCATTATCACCTGGTTGTAGTGCAGTATGATTTGGTCAAACACGGCCTGGTCGATTTTGATGTTGGGGGCTTTGTATTCTACAATGACAAGCGGCCTGCCACAGTTGTCGGCCACAAGGCTGTCGCACCTTCTCTTGATGCCGTTTTGCACGAGCGACACCTCATTGGCCATAAGTCCGCGGGGATAGTGCTTGGCCTGGATGAGATATTCCACAAAGTTTTGACGCACCCATTCCTCGGGTGTCAGCCTTACAAACTTGTGGCGCAGTTGGTCGTATATAGCTGTGGCGCCACTTGGGTCGTGCTTTATATTGAACTGATATTCAGGAAGATTTAATTTTGCCATCTTTAAAAAATTTGCACAGGTCGTAAATAAGTCGTAAATTTAGCAAATAAAAATCACATAGTCAAAAGAAGCAATGCCTGCACGACGAGAAGATGTCACATATTTTTCACTGCGTAATGAAATTCTTCAAAAGAAGTTTCGTCCCATCTATTTGTTGCAAGGCGACGAGCCCTACTATATCGATCAGCTTAGCGACTTGATTGTAAATAGTGCACTTGGCGAGGATGAGCGTGATTTCAATCTCACAATATGCTATGGAATGGATGTTGACATCCGCAATGTGATTGCAACCTGCAAGCAATATCCGGCCATGTCGCAATATCAGGTGGTTGTGCTCAGAGAGGCCCAGAATGTGGGCAAGGCGCAAAACAAGCAGAACGTGTCCGAGCTCAACACTCTCAAGTTCTATGCCGAACGCCCGTTGCTGAGTACAATTCTTGTTGTGTGCTACAAGGGAGGCTCTTGCAAGTCGACCGAGTTTCTCAATGCCATGAAGAAGGCCCAAAGCGGTGTGGTGCTCACCTCCAGCAAGGTGAGAGATTACCAAATGCCGCAAGTCGTGAAGGACTACTGCATGTCGTTGAAACTGAATATCGACGACAAGTCGGTGCGCATGTTGTGCGACTCGATTGGGGTAGATATTTCACGCATGTTTGGAGAAATCGACAAGCTGAAACTTCTCGTCGGGGCGAGCAGCCGCATCACGCCCGCATTGATCGAGGAGAACATAGGCATCAGCAAGGACTACAACAATTTTGAGCTCGAGGACGCCCTCATTGCCCGCGACCAGGCCAAGGCCTATAGGATAATCGACTACTACAAAAAAAATCCCAAGAGCAATCCCGTGGTTGTGACCATCAGCATGATATACGGGTTTTTCAGCAATGTGCTCTTGCTGCGCACGGCACGCGACAAGACCGATGCCGGGCTCATGGCCCAGTGCGGCACCCGCTCGATGTTCCGCATCAAAAAATTCAAGGAGGCTGCCCGCACCTATAGCACGAGAGGCTGTGTCAATATCATCAGCTACTTGCGCGATTGCGACGTGCAAAGCAAGGGCCAGGGTTCGAGGCAAGACCCCTACGACCTGCTCTTTGACTTGATCTATAAGATTCTACACAGTTAGCTCTGCCTTTTTGGTTTTATGAGCTGAAAATTTTGTAACTTTGCAGTATAAATTAAATATCGTAAAGAGAAATTTTCCATATTATGGCCGATTCACCATTATTGCAGCGTCTTGAAGGGCTTGACGCCCGTTTTGAAGAAATCAAGACACTCATCACCGATCCTTCTGTCATTGCCGACCAGCCACGCTATGTGAAGCTCACCAAGGAATACAAGCATCTCGAGGACCTTCTCAAGGTTGCCAATGAATATAAAAAAATAACAGGCGACATTGCCGAAGCCAAGCAGCTGCTTGAGGAGGAAACCGACCCCGAAATGAAAGAGATGGCCAAGGAGGAAATCGAAGCCAACCAGTCACAGCTGCCCAAGCTTGAGGAAGAAATCAAGCTCAAACTCATCCCCGAGGATCCCGAGGACAGCAAGAATGTGGTGCTCGAGATACGCGGAGGCACAGGCGGAGACGAGGCCTGCCTCTTTGCCGGCGACTTGGCACGCATGTATGTGCGCTTCTGCGAGCGCAAGGGGTGGAAGGTAGAGATGTCGAGCTGCAGCCCAGGTGCAGCCGGAGGCTACAAGGAGGTGGTGTTCAGCATCACGGGCGACAACGTGTATGGCACGCTCAAGTATGAGAGCGGCGTGCATCGCGTGCAGCGTGTGCCGGTGACCGAAACACAGGGTCGTGTGCACACAAGTGCAGCCTCGGTAGCCGTGCTGCCCGAGGCTGAGCCCTTTGAGGTGCACATCAACGAGGGCGAAATCAAGTGGGACACCTTTCGCAGTGGCGGTGCTGGCGGCCAGAATGTGAACAAAGTGAACTCGGGTGTACGTCTGCGCTACATGTGGACCAATCCCAACACAGGCGAGCAACAAGAAATACTCATTGAGTGTACCGAGACACGCGACCAGCCCAAAAACAAGGAGCGCGCTCTGGCACGCCTGCGCACATTCATCTATGATCACGAGCACCAGAAGTATGTCGATGATATTGCCAATCGTCGCAAGACACTGGTCTCTACAGGCGACCGATCGGCCAAGATACGCACCTACAATTACCCGCAAGGCCGCATTACCGACCATCGCATAGGTTACACAGTCTATAACCTGCCTGCCTTTATGGATGGCGACATCCAGGACTGCATCGACCACTTGATTGTTGCCGAGAATGCCGAGAAGTTGAAGGAGGCTGAGCTGTAACCGCGTCTCGCCGTCAACTTTTAAAAATAAGAGACCACGCCTAATGTTGTAGATCATGGGAATTTCTGCACGTAATATTATCAATGCATGTTATGGGGGATGCCGACGTTTCCCGGCGTCGGTGTGCATGCTTGTGATTATGGTTTTTTCTGCCATATGCTGCAATCATTATCCCACATTGCTGCAAGATGGCGTTTACTTCTTTCTCATTTTCTATCCTGCTACCACGGCATTGCTGTGCATTTCGCTCAAGTTGTGGCAAGAAGAGGAGAATGACTTGCGCCGTCGTGTGATTGTACAGGCAGTGGCCCACGTTGTGTGGCTTGTCGCCTGCTTGTACTTTTCGAGCAAGGTGCCTTTTGATGCCAACCTGCCTGTTTCTTTCGCAATTGCGGCCGCTGTGCTTTCTATCGTGCTCTCGTGCTGGCTGCTATCATTCTATAAGGCACCCGACGACACACAATTGTGGAATTTCATGTGGCACACTACGGTTTCGGTTGTTGTGTGTGCGGGCATTGCACTGGCGCTTTTTATAGCGCTGGGCATCCTCATTCACTCTTTTAGAATGCTTTTCGGGCTGATTGCGACCGACAAAGTCTTTTCCGACGTTTTCATCCTGTGCTTTGGGCTGCTTGCCCCCTTGCTGTTCATGCAACTCATCCCGGCAGGAGACCGCAAGCATGATGGCAGTGTGCACACCAACCGTTTCCTAAATGGAGTTACACACTACCTTGTTGTTCCTCTTGTGACTATCTATGTGTTAACGCTTTACGTTTATGCCATTAAAGTGTTGATTCGGTGGCAGCTGCCCGACGGCTGGGTGAGCACTCTCGTAACGGTGCTCATGGCGCTCATGCTCATTGTCATCTTCCTCATGTATCCCACACGCAATGATGTCAAAATGAGGTTCAATCGTGTGGTATTGCGTTGGCTTCCCGTCGTCGTGCTCCCGCTACTCGTTTTCATGACGATAGGTGTTGCGCGCAGATTGGTTGATTACGGGGTTACCGTGTTTAGGCTCTACTTGGCTTTGTTCAACTTGTGGTGCTATGTAGTGTGCATTGTGCTGATTGCGACTCGCTGCAAGCGCTTCGGGTGGATAATTTCCTCGTTTGCGCTGGCATTTCTTCTCTTCTCTGTAGGTCCTTGGAGTATGGGCAATGTTACCCGCTATTGCTTGCAGAAGCAGGTGAAGAGTGCTTTGGTTGCAGCAGGCTGCAGCAGGTTGCCTCTCGGCAATGTCGATTATTCACGATGCATGAAGCAACTTCCCCCCGACAAAGCGCTTGCAGTCAACAGCAAGCTTTTGTATCTTAGAGATAATTATGGCTCAGAGGCGACTGCGAGGTTGGTCGACTCACATGTTAGTCTGGAATCCGTTATCGTCAACGACAGCCTCACTGATGATACTTTTTATACCAATTACTATTTCGACCAGTTTGTCGACATTCCCGAGAAGGTTTCCAAAGTGAGGTATGTCACGCAGAGTGCCTTTTTCAATGTTAATGGCGGAACTTGTAGTTTCACTGTCTCGGTCGACGACCGGCAATGCCATTTTAAGATTTCGACTGCCACTTTGCACAACATGGAGCAAGCTGCAGGCAAGATGCCGTTGTTGTTGAAGTCGAAAGAAGGCAATGTGTTGTGTGTCTACAGGCTGCGCTTTGATCGACACGCTGGTGGCAGTGGGATAGTCGAGGGTTTGCTATTTATCTGATAATATTATAAAAGTTATGACGAGAGAAGAACTGTTCAGTCAAATCAAGCTCAAGCGCAGTTTCCTGTGTGTGGGGCTTGACCCTGATTTGGAAAAAATGCCTGCTTCGCTCAACGGAAACTTGTTTGAGTTCAACAAGGCAATCATCGATGCAACCGCACAGTATGCGATAGCTTTCAAGCCCAACATGGCTTTCTACGAGGTGCAAGGGGCAAGCGGTATAACGGCTTTTGAAGACACGGTAGCCTACATCAGGGCACATTATCCCGATATCTTCATCATAGCCGATGCCAAGCGCGGCGACATTGGCAACACGAGTAAGATGTATGCTCGCAGTTTCTTTGAGACAATGGATGTCGATGCCCTCACCGTGGCACCCTATATGGGCGAAGACAGCATTACCCCATTCCTGGGTTACAAAGGGAAGTGGGTGGTTGTGCTTGCGCTCACGAGCAACAAGGGATCGCTCGATTTTCAACACGTTGAAGATGCTCATGGTACTCCTCTCTACATGACTGTGCTCCAAAAGACCAAGCAGTGGGGCAGTGCCGACGACATGATGTATGTGTGCGGGGCTACTCAAGCCGCCTTGCTGGCCGACATACGCAGGGTTGTGCCACAGCATTTCTTACTGGTGCCTGGCGTGGGGGCTCAAGGCGGCAGCCTCGAGGAGGTGGCTAAGTATGGCATGAACAGCCAGTGCGGCCTCATTGTGAACTCATCGCGCGGCATCATCCATGCTTCGCGCGACGATGATTTTGCCCAGGTGGCAGCACTCAAGGCTCGTGAAATGCAGCAGAAGATGCAATCGTTGCTGCAGGACATATTATGATTGCATTGAAGAATTTTTTCATCAATTAAGGTTCTATAAGGTAATTATTTTATAACTTTGCATTCAGCTAAGGTTTAGCAATCAATCATCTAAATATATTATATTTAACTCTCATTAAAATGACTAACGTTACAAACTACAATTTTGCTGGAAAAAAAGCACTTGTGCGTGTTGACTTCAACGTTCCGTTGAACGATAAGGGTCAAATCACCGACGATACCCGCATTCGCGGAGCTCTGCCCACCCTGAAGAAAATCTTGGGCGATGGCGGCAGCCTCATCATTATGAGCCACATGGGCAAGCCCAAGGGCAAGGTTGTTCCTTCGCTGTCGCTCAAGCAAATCGTTGATGCAGTGAGCGAGAGGTTGGGCGTGAAGGTGCAATTTGCTCCCGACTGCGCCAAGGCTGCCGACCAGGCTGCTGCATTGAAGCCCGGCGAGGCTCTCTTGCTCGAAAACCTTCGTTTCTATCCCGAAGAGGAAGGCAAGCCTGTGGGTATCGACAAGACCGATCCAAAATATGACGAGGCTAAGGCTGAAATGAAGAAGCGTCAAAAGGAGTTTGCCAAGACACTGGCCAGCTATGCCGATGTGTATGTGAACGATGCCTTCGGCACTGCTCACCGCAAGCATGCTTCGACTGCTGTTGTGGCCGACTATTTCGACAAGGATAACAAGATGGTGGGCTTGCTCATGGAGAAGGAACTCAAGGCTGTTGACAATGTGCTCACCAACATCAAGCGCCCCTTCACTGCCATCATGGGTGGCTCTAAGGTGTCGACCAA
This window contains:
- a CDS encoding phosphoglycerate kinase translates to MTNVTNYNFAGKKALVRVDFNVPLNDKGQITDDTRIRGALPTLKKILGDGGSLIIMSHMGKPKGKVVPSLSLKQIVDAVSERLGVKVQFAPDCAKAADQAAALKPGEALLLENLRFYPEEEGKPVGIDKTDPKYDEAKAEMKKRQKEFAKTLASYADVYVNDAFGTAHRKHASTAVVADYFDKDNKMVGLLMEKELKAVDNVLTNIKRPFTAIMGGSKVSTKIGIIENLMEKVDNLILCGGMTYTFMKAMGGKIGNSICENDKLDLALDIMKKAKEKGVNLVLGVDSVCGDSFSNDAKTLVCASNEIPDGWEGLDIGPKTREIFANAIKGAKTILWNGPAGVFEFDTFDKGSRAIADAVVEATKNGAFSLVGGGDSVACVNKFGLADQVSYVSTGGGALLEAIEGKVLPGVAAIKGE
- a CDS encoding 4-alpha-glucanotransferase, which translates into the protein MRAIFTINYVTQWGENLFLVSDSDGASHAMTFHDNFYWSCELEAGDDFVYHYEVNAGVRVRIEPFGHNLSFCRSNTLDEVTLLDSWQDYESDNIFCTSPFQIMFPRKRPRRVDKCVMPSHVTLRVKAPAIPPEYALSITGGSLQLGNWQPQKAARLIPADFPYWTVCLQPEGVYEFKFIVVDRESGELVAWEEGDNRELAVTFPHNSALVVTGLKFRNPLSKWKCAGTAVPLFALRTASDFGVGDFADIPKIVDWATRTGQHIIQFLPLNDTTSLDSYHMSHPYNPVSAFALHPIYVRPPKAGVLIDKKLMARFTQRAMHLNSMKSIDYGGVLRLKIDYMRAIYEDNIQAILKDVAFCDFVAANASWLRPYAAFCILRDSNETQCFEHWGTYSVYDEDKVSAFLEAQTHEANFVFFYQYTLHKQLAEAVRYAHEHNVLLKGDLPIGVSPHSVDVWCAPAMFDMSRQAGAPPDYFSQHGQVWGFPLYDWKAMEQDGYSWFKARVRNMAQYFDCCRLDHVMGYFRMWAVPLGQSEGACGHYVPCIPDVPIEVNELLWKQNGLNHLGAIVKATSMLLCGENIGTVPAGADDVLKQLGVLSLEIQQLPRDGYPFRWPDTFPYMSVCSTSNHDMNVLRSWWKHDYTAAQQFYDLVLHHDLTAPDEATPDMCEEILAQNLGSSSMLAIFPIQDWLSIDADLRNPDPDSERVNNPMSVDNRWDYRMHIPLETLVAAAEFNKRVRMLIAQSGR
- the prfA gene encoding peptide chain release factor 1, coding for MADSPLLQRLEGLDARFEEIKTLITDPSVIADQPRYVKLTKEYKHLEDLLKVANEYKKITGDIAEAKQLLEEETDPEMKEMAKEEIEANQSQLPKLEEEIKLKLIPEDPEDSKNVVLEIRGGTGGDEACLFAGDLARMYVRFCERKGWKVEMSSCSPGAAGGYKEVVFSITGDNVYGTLKYESGVHRVQRVPVTETQGRVHTSAASVAVLPEAEPFEVHINEGEIKWDTFRSGGAGGQNVNKVNSGVRLRYMWTNPNTGEQQEILIECTETRDQPKNKERALARLRTFIYDHEHQKYVDDIANRRKTLVSTGDRSAKIRTYNYPQGRITDHRIGYTVYNLPAFMDGDIQDCIDHLIVAENAEKLKEAEL
- the holA gene encoding DNA polymerase III subunit delta produces the protein MPARREDVTYFSLRNEILQKKFRPIYLLQGDEPYYIDQLSDLIVNSALGEDERDFNLTICYGMDVDIRNVIATCKQYPAMSQYQVVVLREAQNVGKAQNKQNVSELNTLKFYAERPLLSTILVVCYKGGSCKSTEFLNAMKKAQSGVVLTSSKVRDYQMPQVVKDYCMSLKLNIDDKSVRMLCDSIGVDISRMFGEIDKLKLLVGASSRITPALIEENIGISKDYNNFELEDALIARDQAKAYRIIDYYKKNPKSNPVVVTISMIYGFFSNVLLLRTARDKTDAGLMAQCGTRSMFRIKKFKEAARTYSTRGCVNIISYLRDCDVQSKGQGSRQDPYDLLFDLIYKILHS
- the wecB gene encoding non-hydrolyzing UDP-N-acetylglucosamine 2-epimerase encodes the protein MKKKVMLVFGTRPEAIKMAPLVIELKKHSDQVETIVCVTGQHREMLDQVLKVFNITPDCDLNIMKSGQDLYDVTTRVLLGMREVLKQYTPHVVLVHGDTTTSTAAALAAFYQHIPVGHVEAGLRTHNIYSPWPEEINRQLTSRLALFDFSPTATSRQNLLDEGVPDHRIVVTGNTVIDALHIVVDKIKSDGELKSAIVHELAAFGYDTSRLSGHNRRLVLVTGHRRENFGVGFEHICQAIKTLCEKYPGVDFVYPMHLNPNVRTPLRITFGIDRSRTANLFLIEPLEYLSFVYLMSKAYLVLTDSGGIQEEAPGLGKPVLVMRDTTERPEAVTAGTVKLVGADYCRIVDSVSQLLDDAAAYGEMSHSVNPYGDGHASQRIVEHLIHSLYNL
- a CDS encoding DUF4153 domain-containing protein; the encoded protein is MGISARNIINACYGGCRRFPASVCMLVIMVFSAICCNHYPTLLQDGVYFFLIFYPATTALLCISLKLWQEEENDLRRRVIVQAVAHVVWLVACLYFSSKVPFDANLPVSFAIAAAVLSIVLSCWLLSFYKAPDDTQLWNFMWHTTVSVVVCAGIALALFIALGILIHSFRMLFGLIATDKVFSDVFILCFGLLAPLLFMQLIPAGDRKHDGSVHTNRFLNGVTHYLVVPLVTIYVLTLYVYAIKVLIRWQLPDGWVSTLVTVLMALMLIVIFLMYPTRNDVKMRFNRVVLRWLPVVVLPLLVFMTIGVARRLVDYGVTVFRLYLALFNLWCYVVCIVLIATRCKRFGWIISSFALAFLLFSVGPWSMGNVTRYCLQKQVKSALVAAGCSRLPLGNVDYSRCMKQLPPDKALAVNSKLLYLRDNYGSEATARLVDSHVSLESVIVNDSLTDDTFYTNYYFDQFVDIPEKVSKVRYVTQSAFFNVNGGTCSFTVSVDDRQCHFKISTATLHNMEQAAGKMPLLLKSKEGNVLCVYRLRFDRHAGGSGIVEGLLFI
- the pyrF gene encoding orotidine-5'-phosphate decarboxylase, which produces MTREELFSQIKLKRSFLCVGLDPDLEKMPASLNGNLFEFNKAIIDATAQYAIAFKPNMAFYEVQGASGITAFEDTVAYIRAHYPDIFIIADAKRGDIGNTSKMYARSFFETMDVDALTVAPYMGEDSITPFLGYKGKWVVVLALTSNKGSLDFQHVEDAHGTPLYMTVLQKTKQWGSADDMMYVCGATQAALLADIRRVVPQHFLLVPGVGAQGGSLEEVAKYGMNSQCGLIVNSSRGIIHASRDDDFAQVAALKAREMQQKMQSLLQDIL
- the galE gene encoding UDP-glucose 4-epimerase GalE, with product MKGKILVTGGTGFIGSHTTVELQNAGYEVVIIDNLSNSNREVLDGIEHITGIRPVFVEGDCANIDTLRQLFKENPGINGIIDFAASKAVGESVHKPILYYRNNLNILLNLLDLMPEFGVKGFVFSSSCTVYGEPDVNPITEDAPIKKATSPYGETKQVSEDIIHDVIVSGSPIKAIILRYFNPIGAHPSGEIGELPNGVPQNLVPYLTQTAIGIRKELSIFGDDYPTPDGSCIRDFINIVDLAKAHVKALERMLDDKSDSNLEYFNIGTGEGLSVLQLLHAFESATGVKVPHRIVGRREGDIVKIWADPTKANTVLGWKAEVSIADTMRSAWNWQKKLRERGIM
- a CDS encoding type I restriction enzyme HsdR N-terminal domain-containing protein — its product is MAKLNLPEYQFNIKHDPSGATAIYDQLRHKFVRLTPEEWVRQNFVEYLIQAKHYPRGLMANEVSLVQNGIKRRCDSLVADNCGRPLVIVEYKAPNIKIDQAVFDQIILHYNQVIMARYLMISNGMVHYCCRNDYANKRIVFLPEIPEYGNL